The following are from one region of the Microbacterium sp. BK668 genome:
- a CDS encoding penicillin acylase family protein gives MSNPDPGPTAVPPPRKRSVGRILGIIAFGLVAVVLLTGAFAAGFGAWTLQRSFPQVSGEIELEGLGGEVTVQRDGLGIPVITARSSHDLFFAQGYVHAQDRFWEMDFRRHVTSGRLSELFGESQLPTDRFLRTLGWRKVAEQEVAALDPTILGYYESYADGVNAYLADHEGAEASLEYAVLGLQNPAYEIEPWAPADSVAWLKAMAWDLRDNIESETQRALLAPDLSAEQLAELYPAYPYDRNPVIVPTITPPPTEAVAPASVQTTTGASPTVETASVEWTTVEGVVEAVSELVGGVGEGIGSNSWVVSGDLTESGMPLLANDPHLGASLPSVWHQIGLRCLQVTEECPFDLAGFGFSGMPGIVIGHNADIAWGFTNLTTDVTDLYLEKLDGDAYWRDGALVPLEQRTETLKVAGGDPEQLEIRSTVHGPIISDVSGDFGSIAERPYTGTAGGAVAPPADPPAGEDAIALQWTALQPGTTASAIFALGTARNFDDFRAAAALFDVPAQNLVYADIAGNIGYQTPGRLPIRGAGDGSLPQPGWDPAYDWKGFIPAAELPVAYNPPEGYIVTANNAVVGADYPYLLTRDWDYGWRAARITELLQRAIALGPLTADDMRDIQADEQFWIGIRLSSALHDVTTGDEKVDAALELLRSWDVQNDTDSAPAAYANALWDELVQNLFVRGRETGASLANQGRLFLVVDRLLDDPESAWWENPGLDVSGRAEMLERSAVDAYERLAELQGDRPDRWNWGTLHALPLRNGTFGESGIQPIEWLFNRGPYAVAGGSSVVNATGWDLGDSFETITVPSMRMIVDLSDFDASRWNQLTGQSGHAFHENYVDQTPAWQRIELTPWAFSPEAVTAATMHTLTLVPAS, from the coding sequence ATGTCGAACCCCGATCCCGGTCCCACGGCGGTCCCGCCTCCTCGCAAGCGCTCCGTCGGACGGATCCTCGGCATCATCGCTTTCGGGCTCGTGGCGGTCGTGCTCCTCACCGGGGCCTTCGCGGCCGGCTTCGGTGCCTGGACGCTGCAGCGGTCGTTCCCGCAGGTGAGCGGGGAGATCGAGCTCGAGGGACTCGGCGGCGAGGTGACGGTCCAGCGGGACGGCCTCGGCATCCCCGTCATCACGGCGCGCTCCTCGCATGACCTCTTCTTCGCGCAGGGATACGTGCACGCGCAGGACCGCTTCTGGGAGATGGACTTCCGGCGGCACGTGACGAGCGGGCGGCTCTCGGAGCTCTTCGGGGAGTCGCAGCTGCCGACCGACCGCTTCCTCCGCACGCTCGGGTGGCGCAAGGTCGCCGAGCAGGAGGTCGCGGCGCTCGACCCGACGATCCTGGGCTACTACGAGTCGTACGCCGACGGGGTCAACGCGTACCTCGCCGACCACGAGGGCGCCGAGGCATCCCTCGAGTACGCCGTGCTCGGACTGCAGAACCCGGCGTACGAGATCGAGCCGTGGGCGCCCGCGGACTCCGTCGCGTGGCTCAAGGCGATGGCCTGGGACCTCCGCGACAACATCGAGTCCGAGACCCAGCGTGCGCTCCTCGCGCCGGACCTGTCGGCCGAGCAGCTCGCCGAGCTGTATCCCGCGTATCCATACGACCGCAATCCCGTCATCGTGCCGACGATCACACCTCCGCCGACCGAGGCCGTCGCGCCCGCGAGCGTCCAGACGACGACGGGTGCCTCGCCCACCGTGGAGACCGCCTCCGTGGAGTGGACGACGGTCGAGGGGGTGGTCGAGGCGGTGTCCGAGCTCGTCGGCGGGGTCGGGGAGGGGATCGGATCGAACTCGTGGGTCGTCTCCGGCGACCTCACGGAGTCGGGGATGCCTCTGCTCGCGAACGACCCGCATCTCGGCGCGAGCCTGCCGAGCGTCTGGCATCAGATCGGCCTGCGGTGCCTGCAGGTGACCGAGGAGTGCCCCTTCGACCTCGCCGGATTCGGGTTCTCGGGGATGCCGGGGATCGTGATCGGGCACAACGCCGACATCGCGTGGGGCTTCACGAACCTGACCACCGACGTGACCGACCTCTACCTCGAGAAGCTCGACGGCGACGCGTACTGGAGGGACGGCGCCCTGGTGCCGCTCGAACAGCGCACCGAGACGCTGAAGGTCGCCGGAGGAGATCCGGAGCAGCTGGAGATCCGCTCCACCGTGCACGGGCCGATCATCTCGGACGTCTCGGGCGACTTCGGGTCGATCGCCGAACGGCCGTACACCGGCACAGCCGGCGGCGCGGTCGCCCCTCCCGCCGACCCCCCGGCGGGTGAGGATGCGATCGCGCTGCAGTGGACGGCCCTGCAGCCAGGGACCACGGCATCCGCCATCTTCGCCCTGGGCACCGCCCGGAACTTCGACGACTTCCGCGCGGCCGCCGCGCTCTTCGACGTGCCCGCGCAGAACCTCGTGTACGCCGACATCGCGGGAAACATCGGCTACCAGACGCCGGGGCGCCTGCCGATCCGGGGTGCGGGCGACGGCTCTCTGCCGCAGCCGGGGTGGGACCCGGCCTACGACTGGAAGGGATTCATCCCGGCCGCCGAGCTGCCCGTCGCCTACAACCCGCCCGAGGGCTACATCGTCACGGCGAACAATGCGGTCGTCGGGGCGGACTACCCCTATCTCCTCACGCGCGACTGGGACTACGGGTGGCGCGCGGCGCGCATCACCGAGCTGCTCCAGCGCGCGATCGCCCTGGGACCTCTGACGGCCGACGACATGCGCGACATCCAGGCCGACGAGCAGTTCTGGATCGGCATCCGGCTCTCCTCGGCTCTCCACGACGTCACGACCGGCGACGAGAAGGTGGATGCCGCGCTCGAGCTCCTGCGCTCGTGGGACGTGCAGAACGACACCGACTCGGCGCCGGCCGCCTACGCCAACGCGCTGTGGGACGAGCTCGTGCAGAATCTCTTCGTTCGCGGGCGTGAGACGGGCGCGTCGCTCGCGAACCAGGGGAGGCTCTTCCTCGTGGTCGACCGACTGCTCGACGACCCCGAGTCGGCCTGGTGGGAGAACCCGGGGCTCGATGTGTCGGGGCGGGCCGAGATGCTCGAGCGGAGCGCCGTGGACGCCTACGAGCGCCTCGCAGAGCTGCAGGGCGACCGGCCGGACCGGTGGAACTGGGGGACCCTGCACGCGCTGCCGCTGCGGAACGGCACGTTCGGCGAGTCCGGCATCCAGCCCATCGAGTGGCTCTTCAACCGCGGACCGTATGCGGTCGCCGGCGGCAGCTCGGTGGTGAACGCGACCGGCTGGGACCTCGGCGACAGCTTCGAGACCATCACCGTGCCGTCGATGCGCATGATCGTCGACCTGTCGGACTTCGACGCCTCGCGGTGGAACCAGCTCACCGGCCAGAGCGGCCACGCCTTCCACGAGAACTACGTGGACCAGACGCCGGCGTGGCAGCGCATCGAGCTCACGCCCTGGGCCTTCTCGCCCGAGGCCGTGACCGCCGCGACGATGCATACGCTGACCCTCGTGCCGGCCTCCTGA
- a CDS encoding Na+/H+ antiporter subunit D, with the protein MSALVPLLVTLPLLGAAIALIAGRHRRTQVGVSIVTLTIVLVIAAILLIAVDAGGQPIAVSVGGWPIPFGIVLYVDRLAALLVVVSSVVLLAVLLFSVGQGAADGDDDTPVSIFHPSYLILAAGIFTAFIAGDLFNLYVGFEILLVASYVLITLGSTESRIRTGVVYIVVSLVSSILFLSSIAVIYGALGTVNMVQISERMSELPQDTQLVLHLMLLIAFGIKAAVFPLSFWLPDSYPTAPAPVTAVFAGLLTKVGVYALIRTETQLFADNDINTLLMIVALATMIVGVLGAVAQAELKRILSFTLVSHIGYMVFGLAIATPAAIGATIYYMVHHIVVQTTLFLAVGLVERRAGSTSILRVTGLMRAAPVIAVLYFIPAVNLGGLPPFSGFIGKYALFDAAAQVGTPIMMVLIVGGIVTSLLTLYALMRAWNLSFWREDEDDSAETESRISYLGDAPAAAVQTERRVIPRIMTAATAGMVAVTLALTIFAGPLYDVCARIGASLLEPVSLTQLQEEAGQ; encoded by the coding sequence ATGAGCGCCCTCGTGCCGCTCCTGGTCACGCTCCCGCTCCTCGGCGCGGCCATCGCGCTCATCGCGGGGCGGCACCGCCGCACCCAGGTGGGCGTGTCCATCGTGACCCTCACGATCGTGCTCGTGATCGCTGCGATCCTCCTCATCGCAGTCGACGCGGGCGGCCAGCCGATCGCGGTGTCGGTCGGAGGATGGCCGATCCCGTTCGGCATCGTGCTGTACGTCGACCGGCTCGCGGCCCTCCTCGTCGTCGTCTCGAGCGTCGTGCTGCTGGCCGTCCTCCTCTTCTCGGTCGGGCAGGGTGCCGCCGACGGCGACGACGACACGCCGGTCTCGATCTTCCACCCGTCGTACCTGATCCTCGCCGCGGGGATCTTCACGGCCTTCATCGCGGGCGATCTGTTCAACCTCTATGTCGGGTTCGAGATCCTCCTCGTCGCGTCGTACGTGCTCATCACCCTCGGCAGCACAGAGTCGCGCATCCGCACGGGCGTCGTCTACATCGTCGTCTCGCTCGTCTCGTCGATCCTCTTCCTCTCCTCCATCGCCGTGATCTACGGCGCTCTCGGCACGGTCAACATGGTGCAGATCTCCGAGCGGATGAGCGAGCTGCCGCAGGACACGCAGCTCGTGCTGCACCTCATGCTCCTGATCGCCTTCGGCATCAAGGCGGCCGTCTTCCCCCTGTCGTTCTGGCTCCCCGACTCCTACCCGACGGCACCGGCGCCGGTCACGGCGGTCTTCGCGGGACTGCTCACCAAGGTGGGCGTCTACGCGCTCATCCGCACCGAGACGCAGCTGTTCGCCGACAACGACATCAACACGCTGCTCATGATCGTGGCGCTGGCCACCATGATCGTCGGCGTGCTGGGCGCTGTCGCGCAGGCCGAGCTCAAGCGCATCCTGTCGTTCACCCTCGTGAGCCACATCGGCTACATGGTCTTCGGTCTCGCCATCGCGACGCCCGCCGCGATCGGCGCCACGATCTACTACATGGTCCACCACATCGTGGTGCAGACGACCCTGTTCCTGGCGGTGGGGCTCGTCGAACGCCGGGCGGGCAGCACGTCGATCCTGCGGGTCACGGGGCTCATGCGCGCGGCGCCGGTCATCGCCGTGCTCTACTTCATCCCCGCCGTCAACCTCGGAGGTCTGCCGCCCTTCTCGGGCTTCATCGGCAAGTACGCGCTGTTCGACGCGGCCGCCCAGGTCGGCACGCCGATCATGATGGTGCTCATCGTCGGCGGCATCGTGACGAGCCTCCTGACGCTCTACGCGCTCATGCGCGCGTGGAACCTGTCCTTCTGGCGGGAGGACGAGGATGACTCGGCCGAGACCGAGTCGCGCATCTCGTACCTCGGAGACGCGCCCGCCGCCGCGGTCCAGACCGAGCGGCGGGTGATCCCGCGCATCATGACCGCTGCGACGGCGGGGATGGTCGCCGTGACGCTCGCCCTCACCATCTTCGCCGGGCCGCTCTACGACGTGTGCGCCCGCATCGGGGCGTCGCTCCTCGAGCCGGTCAGCCTCACCCAGCTGCAAGAGGAGGCCGGACAGTGA
- a CDS encoding Na+/H+ antiporter subunit E, which produces MSPDSGTGTRRVLAQAWRQLPFFVWLVVLWMLLWGQFTLLAFLTGLVAAAFVTRVFRLPPVELSGRVNLWYGLVFVLAFLFAVVRGSLVVAWQVLDVRTLPGPAIIAVPLRVDDDLIMSHTAVTASLIPGSLLIDADRDRRILYLHVIGVSNDRDLELQRESVLRWEARIVRAVGSRAQLEKIRADHPARGGRA; this is translated from the coding sequence GTGAGCCCCGACTCCGGCACCGGCACGCGCCGCGTGCTCGCTCAAGCCTGGCGTCAGCTGCCGTTCTTCGTGTGGCTCGTCGTGCTGTGGATGCTGCTGTGGGGCCAGTTCACCCTCCTGGCCTTCCTCACGGGGCTCGTCGCCGCCGCCTTCGTCACGCGCGTGTTCCGCCTGCCGCCCGTCGAGCTGTCGGGCCGGGTCAACCTCTGGTACGGCCTCGTGTTCGTCCTGGCGTTCCTCTTCGCCGTCGTCCGCGGCTCGCTCGTCGTCGCCTGGCAGGTGCTCGACGTCCGGACCCTCCCCGGACCGGCGATCATCGCCGTCCCGCTCCGAGTCGACGACGACCTCATCATGTCGCACACGGCGGTCACGGCATCCCTCATCCCCGGCTCGCTGCTCATCGACGCCGATCGCGATCGGCGGATCCTCTACCTGCACGTCATCGGCGTCAGCAACGACCGCGATCTCGAGCTGCAGCGCGAGAGCGTGCTGCGCTGGGAGGCCCGTATCGTCCGCGCGGTGGGCTCGCGGGCCCAGCTGGAGAAGATCCGGGCCGATCACCCCGCCAGAGGAGGCCGGGCATGA
- a CDS encoding Na+/H+ antiporter subunit A produces the protein MLLLLGAFTVVPILLPWLVGRIGARAFYVAALLPLVAFVQAALQTGAVLDGDIPFESYDWIPALGVELSMRMDALAWVMALIVTGVGALVMLYCRWYFRDPSTGSGTSQGVGQFSAVLLAFAGAMYGLVLTDDIVILIILWEVTSVLSYLLIGYYHRRGASRRAALQALLVTTLGGLVMLIGVVLLVVEAGTSSLSTILADAPTGPVVDAALVLLLVGALSKSAIFPFHFWLPGAMAAPTPVSAYLHAAAMVKAGIYFIALFAPIYAIAPPWRPIVISLGVFTMLLGGWQALRETDLKRILAFGTVSQLGMLTVVLGFGTQDAALTGLALLLAHALFKSCLFLIVGVIDRQLSTRDIRELSGLARQAPVMTTFAVIAVASMMGIIPTIGFVAKEGALTALLYEATAGSPGGIVAFSGVALGSVLTAAYGIRFLWGAFWTKRDAEGRPVAATEWPDPPIGFLAAPVFLSALSVVLGFAAPLLDLVLLPYAETAPPSTPGVPPPDHVYHLALWHGLEPALFISLGTIAAGAALFVLTARRTPRRVIPFTAADAYNATLRAVARLSVLTTSFTQRGSLPVYVGTIFIVFVAAEGTVLLAGREWRAELDAYQTPSQLLVAPIMIIAGIIATRARKRYTGVVLVSVTGLGMVVLFATSGAPDLALTQILVETVTLVAFALVLRRIPSRLGEHNASVAPIARAVLGIATGAVMAMVAIVATGARAAERISTEWPSLAYEIGHGRNVVNVALVDLRGWDTMGELSVVIVAATGVASLVFVTHRADMLSALTEPLPRAASRTRRPLVETEDGPQPQTADLRHRPRAWLVGGQRVRPENRSIVLEVIVRILFHTVILISLYVLFAGHNLPGGGFAGGLIGGMALVMRYVAGGRYELGAAAPTDAGRLLGVGMTIAVLCAIVPLLFQAPPLKSAFVEAELEWLGHVEFVTPTLFDIGVYLVVIGLVLDVLRSLGAEVDRQRLEQRGARAGAGTA, from the coding sequence ATGCTCCTCCTCCTCGGCGCGTTCACGGTGGTGCCGATCCTGCTGCCGTGGCTCGTCGGGCGGATCGGCGCCCGCGCCTTCTACGTCGCCGCCCTCCTGCCGCTCGTCGCGTTCGTGCAGGCAGCGCTCCAGACCGGCGCCGTGCTCGACGGCGACATCCCGTTCGAGAGCTACGACTGGATCCCTGCGCTGGGCGTCGAGCTGTCGATGCGCATGGACGCGCTCGCGTGGGTGATGGCGCTCATCGTGACGGGCGTCGGCGCGCTGGTCATGCTCTACTGCCGCTGGTATTTCCGCGACCCCTCCACCGGCTCGGGGACCAGCCAGGGCGTGGGGCAGTTCTCGGCGGTGCTGCTCGCCTTCGCCGGTGCGATGTACGGCCTCGTGCTGACGGACGACATCGTCATCCTCATCATCCTGTGGGAGGTCACGAGCGTCCTGTCGTACCTCCTCATCGGGTACTACCACCGCCGGGGCGCGAGCCGCCGCGCCGCCCTCCAGGCCCTCCTCGTGACGACGCTCGGCGGCCTCGTGATGCTCATCGGGGTCGTCCTTCTCGTCGTCGAGGCGGGCACCTCGAGCCTGTCGACGATCCTCGCCGATGCGCCGACCGGACCCGTCGTCGATGCCGCGCTCGTGCTTCTGCTCGTCGGGGCGCTCAGCAAGTCCGCCATCTTCCCCTTCCACTTCTGGCTGCCCGGCGCCATGGCGGCGCCGACGCCCGTCAGCGCCTACCTCCACGCGGCGGCGATGGTCAAGGCGGGCATCTACTTCATCGCCCTCTTCGCGCCGATCTACGCGATCGCACCGCCGTGGCGGCCCATCGTCATCTCGCTCGGCGTGTTCACGATGCTGCTCGGCGGGTGGCAGGCGCTGCGCGAGACCGACCTCAAGCGCATCCTCGCGTTCGGCACGGTGAGCCAGCTCGGCATGCTGACGGTCGTCCTCGGCTTCGGCACGCAGGACGCCGCGCTCACGGGCCTCGCGCTCCTTCTCGCGCACGCGCTGTTCAAGTCGTGCCTCTTCCTCATCGTCGGTGTCATCGACCGCCAGCTGTCGACCCGCGACATCCGTGAGCTGAGCGGCCTGGCCCGGCAGGCGCCCGTCATGACGACGTTCGCCGTCATCGCCGTCGCATCGATGATGGGCATCATCCCGACGATCGGGTTCGTCGCGAAGGAGGGCGCGCTCACGGCGCTGCTGTACGAGGCGACGGCGGGTTCGCCGGGGGGCATCGTGGCGTTCTCGGGAGTGGCTCTCGGATCCGTGCTTACCGCGGCGTACGGCATCCGGTTCCTGTGGGGAGCGTTCTGGACGAAACGGGATGCCGAGGGCCGGCCCGTCGCCGCGACCGAGTGGCCCGACCCGCCCATCGGGTTCCTCGCCGCTCCCGTCTTCCTGTCGGCACTCTCGGTGGTCCTCGGCTTCGCCGCGCCCCTCCTCGACCTCGTCCTCCTGCCGTACGCCGAGACGGCGCCGCCCTCGACGCCCGGCGTGCCGCCGCCGGACCACGTCTACCACCTGGCCCTGTGGCACGGCCTCGAGCCGGCGCTGTTCATCTCGCTCGGCACCATCGCCGCCGGTGCGGCGCTGTTCGTCCTCACCGCGCGGAGGACGCCGCGCCGGGTCATCCCCTTCACCGCCGCGGACGCGTACAACGCGACACTGCGCGCAGTGGCCCGCCTGTCGGTGCTGACGACGAGCTTCACGCAGCGCGGCTCGCTCCCGGTGTACGTCGGCACGATCTTCATCGTCTTCGTCGCCGCCGAGGGCACGGTGCTCCTCGCCGGCCGCGAGTGGCGGGCCGAGCTCGACGCGTACCAGACGCCGTCGCAGCTGCTCGTCGCTCCGATCATGATCATCGCGGGCATCATCGCGACGCGGGCGCGCAAGCGCTACACCGGTGTCGTCCTCGTGTCGGTGACGGGACTGGGCATGGTCGTGCTCTTCGCCACGAGCGGCGCTCCCGACCTGGCGCTGACCCAGATCCTCGTCGAGACGGTGACGCTCGTCGCCTTCGCCCTCGTGCTGCGCCGGATCCCCTCCCGGCTCGGGGAGCACAACGCCTCGGTCGCGCCGATCGCGCGCGCCGTGCTCGGCATCGCGACGGGCGCGGTGATGGCGATGGTGGCGATCGTCGCGACGGGGGCGCGGGCGGCAGAGCGCATCTCGACGGAGTGGCCGTCGCTGGCGTACGAGATCGGACACGGCCGGAACGTCGTGAACGTCGCGCTGGTGGACCTGCGCGGCTGGGACACGATGGGCGAGCTCTCGGTGGTCATCGTGGCGGCCACGGGCGTGGCATCGCTCGTCTTCGTCACGCACCGGGCGGACATGCTGTCGGCGCTGACCGAACCGCTGCCGCGCGCCGCCTCGCGCACTCGGCGTCCGCTCGTCGAGACCGAGGACGGTCCGCAGCCTCAGACGGCCGACCTCCGCCACCGACCGCGCGCCTGGCTCGTGGGCGGGCAGCGCGTGCGGCCCGAGAACCGCTCGATCGTCCTCGAGGTGATCGTGCGGATCCTCTTCCACACCGTGATCCTCATCTCGCTCTACGTCCTCTTCGCGGGGCACAACCTGCCCGGCGGCGGCTTCGCCGGCGGCCTCATCGGCGGGATGGCCCTTGTCATGCGCTACGTCGCGGGCGGACGGTACGAGCTCGGCGCCGCGGCGCCCACCGACGCCGGCCGGCTCCTCGGCGTCGGGATGACGATCGCCGTCCTGTGCGCCATCGTGCCGCTGCTGTTCCAGGCGCCGCCCCTCAAGAGCGCCTTCGTGGAGGCGGAGCTGGAGTGGCTGGGCCACGTCGAGTTCGTCACCCCGACCCTCTTCGACATCGGCGTGTACCTCGTCGTCATCGGACTGGTCCTCGACGTGCTGCGCAGTCTCGGCGCGGAGGTCGACCGGCAGCGGCTGGAGCAGCGGGGCGCGCGAGCGGGGGCGGGCACCGCATGA
- the argG gene encoding argininosuccinate synthase — MSKVLQSLPVGERVGIAFSGGLDTSVAVAWMRDKGAVPCTYTGDLGQPDEDDIEAIPGRALEYGAEVARLVDCKTALVEEGFVALACGAFHIRSGGKTYFNTTPLGRAVTGTLLVRAMKEDGVDIWGDGSTYKGNDIERFYRYGLLANPALRIYKPWLDAGFVTELGGRKEMSEWLVAHGFPYRDSAEKAYSTDANIWGATHEAKTLEHLDVSLETVEPIMGVRFWDDAVDIASEDVTIAFEGGRPVSIDGRDFGGDPVELVFEANRIGGRHGLGMSDQIENRIIEAKSRGIYEAPGMALLFVAYERLVNSILNEDTLATYHEQGRRLGRLMYEGRWLEPQSLMLRESIQKWVGSTITGSVTLRLRRGDDYTILDTIAAGMSYAPEKLSMERVGDAAFGPTDRIGQLTMRNLDIADSRARLEQYAGLGLIGGATGALVGRVTAGEADEIIEPALPVGAEQEALTDRTDAANEAAAFDLGTD; from the coding sequence ATGTCGAAGGTCCTCCAGTCCCTGCCCGTCGGCGAGCGCGTCGGCATCGCCTTCTCGGGAGGACTCGACACCTCCGTCGCCGTCGCCTGGATGCGCGACAAGGGCGCCGTGCCGTGCACCTACACGGGCGATCTGGGTCAGCCCGACGAGGACGACATCGAAGCGATCCCCGGCCGCGCGCTCGAGTACGGCGCGGAGGTCGCACGCCTGGTGGACTGCAAGACGGCGCTCGTCGAGGAGGGCTTCGTCGCCCTCGCGTGCGGCGCCTTCCACATCCGCTCGGGGGGGAAGACCTACTTCAACACGACCCCTCTCGGCCGCGCGGTGACCGGCACACTGCTCGTGCGCGCCATGAAGGAGGACGGCGTCGACATCTGGGGCGACGGCTCCACCTATAAGGGCAACGACATCGAGCGGTTCTACCGCTACGGCCTCCTCGCCAACCCGGCCCTGCGCATCTACAAGCCCTGGCTGGACGCCGGCTTCGTCACCGAGCTCGGCGGGCGCAAGGAGATGAGCGAGTGGCTCGTCGCCCACGGCTTCCCCTATCGCGACAGCGCGGAGAAGGCGTACTCGACCGACGCGAACATCTGGGGCGCGACCCATGAGGCGAAGACGCTCGAGCACCTCGACGTCTCTCTCGAGACCGTCGAGCCCATCATGGGCGTGCGCTTCTGGGACGATGCGGTCGACATCGCGAGCGAGGACGTCACGATCGCGTTCGAGGGGGGCCGCCCCGTCTCGATCGACGGCCGGGACTTCGGCGGCGACCCCGTCGAGCTCGTCTTCGAGGCCAACCGCATCGGCGGCCGCCACGGCCTGGGCATGAGCGACCAGATCGAGAACCGCATCATCGAGGCGAAGTCGCGTGGGATCTACGAGGCGCCGGGAATGGCGCTGCTCTTCGTCGCCTACGAGCGCCTGGTCAACAGCATCCTGAACGAGGACACCCTCGCGACCTACCACGAGCAGGGCCGGCGTCTCGGGCGCCTCATGTACGAGGGCCGCTGGCTCGAGCCGCAGTCCCTGATGCTGCGCGAGTCGATCCAGAAGTGGGTCGGATCGACGATCACGGGCTCGGTCACGCTGCGCCTGCGGCGCGGCGACGACTACACGATCCTCGACACGATCGCCGCCGGGATGTCGTACGCACCCGAGAAGCTGTCGATGGAGCGCGTCGGCGACGCCGCCTTCGGGCCGACCGACCGCATCGGCCAGCTCACGATGCGCAACCTCGACATCGCAGACTCCCGGGCCCGCCTGGAGCAGTACGCCGGCCTCGGCCTCATCGGGGGGGCGACCGGTGCGCTCGTCGGACGCGTCACGGCCGGCGAGGCCGACGAGATCATCGAGCCGGCGCTCCCGGTCGGCGCCGAGCAGGAGGCGCTGACCGACAGGACCGACGCCGCGAACGAGGCGGCCGCGTTCGACCTGGGCACCGACTGA
- the mnhG gene encoding monovalent cation/H(+) antiporter subunit G, whose protein sequence is MSAVLDVIAAVLILIGALLCLTAAIGLLRFRDVPSRLHAATKPQVLGVILICLAVALALRSWAVVAFLVPIVLIQLATAPLSAHMVGRQAYRNGTIDRPSLRADEIAESQETPPAAGG, encoded by the coding sequence GTGAGCGCCGTGCTCGATGTCATCGCGGCCGTCCTGATCCTGATCGGCGCGCTCCTGTGCCTCACGGCCGCCATCGGCCTCCTTCGCTTCCGCGATGTGCCGAGCCGCCTGCACGCCGCGACGAAGCCGCAGGTGCTCGGTGTCATCCTCATCTGCCTGGCTGTCGCCCTGGCTCTCCGGTCGTGGGCAGTGGTCGCGTTCCTCGTGCCGATCGTCCTCATCCAGCTCGCGACGGCGCCGCTGTCGGCTCACATGGTGGGCCGGCAGGCGTACCGCAACGGCACGATCGACCGCCCGTCCCTCCGCGCCGACGAGATCGCCGAGTCGCAGGAGACCCCGCCCGCCGCCGGCGGCTGA
- a CDS encoding Na(+)/H(+) antiporter subunit C, whose protein sequence is MNVSLVLIVIMAVLFACGVYAMLERSLTRVLIGFLLLGNAANLLLLIVMGQPALAPFYGAEGEVSDPLPQALMLTAIVITFAISAFLLALIYRSWQLGQADSVTDDEADRAVRQRSRTTEDTMDDEAELLTDSATTDFVGVDTSPITVLGSRDVPGLVDDAPSDRPLTRRPPRDEGGDRP, encoded by the coding sequence ATGAACGTCTCCCTCGTCCTCATCGTGATCATGGCCGTGCTCTTCGCGTGCGGCGTGTACGCCATGCTCGAGCGCAGCCTCACGCGCGTCCTCATCGGCTTCCTCCTGCTGGGGAACGCGGCGAACCTCCTGCTCCTCATCGTCATGGGGCAGCCCGCACTCGCGCCTTTCTACGGCGCAGAGGGCGAGGTATCCGATCCCCTCCCTCAGGCCCTCATGCTCACGGCGATCGTCATCACCTTCGCCATCTCGGCGTTCCTCCTCGCCCTCATCTACCGCTCCTGGCAGCTCGGGCAGGCCGACTCGGTGACGGATGACGAGGCCGACCGCGCCGTCCGGCAGCGCAGCCGCACGACCGAGGACACGATGGACGACGAGGCCGAGCTCCTGACCGACAGCGCGACGACCGACTTCGTCGGCGTGGACACCTCTCCCATCACCGTGCTCGGCAGCCGCGACGTGCCCGGCTTGGTCGACGACGCTCCCTCCGATCGCCCGCTCACCCGCCGTCCGCCGCGTGACGAGGGAGGTGACCGCCCATGA
- a CDS encoding monovalent cation/H+ antiporter complex subunit F: MTALLVVIYVVFAVSALLTMYRIVVGPSILDRAVAADVLMTLVVCVLGADMAINHHTRTLPVLLVIAAVGVFGSISVARWVARRDNEGQS, from the coding sequence ATGACCGCCCTGCTCGTCGTCATCTACGTCGTCTTCGCCGTCTCGGCGCTGCTGACGATGTACCGCATCGTCGTGGGTCCGTCGATCCTCGACCGCGCCGTGGCGGCCGACGTGCTCATGACCCTCGTCGTGTGCGTGCTCGGCGCCGACATGGCGATCAACCACCACACCCGGACGCTGCCCGTGCTGCTCGTCATCGCCGCGGTGGGCGTCTTCGGATCGATCTCGGTCGCGCGCTGGGTGGCGCGGCGCGACAACGAGGGCCAATCGTGA